The sequence CAGTTCAACTCGATCCACGAAAAGCTCATCGCCGGCTGGAGCGACTGGGCCGGAAAAACCGGCGGCCTGATGCACTTTGCCGCGACCGGCGCCAGCCGCGAGGATTGCGGCAACCTCGACTACCTGCGCGACACGGCGATCCAGGCGGGGCTCGACACCTTCGCCCTCGACATCGGCGAAATCGGCTGGGACGCGGCGCGCGGCTGCTTCGTCGATCTGGAAGAGCGCCCGATCCGTTCCCTCTTCAAGCTCTACCCCTGGGAGTGGCTGCTGCGCGAGGACTTCGGGCTCCACCTGGCGCACGCCGGCTGCCGCTACCTCGAACCGCCGTGGAAGATGCTCCTCAGCAACAAGGGGATCCTCGCCGTCCTGTGGGAACTCTTCGCCGGGCACCCCAATCTGCTGCCGACTTTTTTCGAGGCGCAGCGGCCCGCCGGCGACGTGGTGCGCAAACCGCTCTACTCGCGGGAAGGGGCCAACATCACCGTCGTGCGGGGCGGCGTCGAGACGACGACCCCGGGGAGCTACGGGGAGGAAGGATTCGTCTGGCAGGCGTACTCCCCCCTCCCCTGCTTCACCGGCAACTATCCGGTGATCGGCTCGTGGATCGTCAATCACGAAGCCTGCGGCATCGGCATCCGCGAAGACCGCAGCGAGATCACCACCGACGCCAGCCGTTTCGTCCCCCATTTCTTTGCGGAGTGAAGCCCATGCCCCTGACCATCAGCGAATCGCTTGCCGGCCTGCCGGTTTTTCTCGCCTACTTCGGCCTCGCCCTCGCCTTTTGCGTCCTCTACTGCGTCCTCTACGTGCGGATCACCCCCTACGCCGAGTACCGGCTGATCCGCGAAGGGAAGATCGCCCCGGCGATCAGCTTCTCGGGGGCAATCCTCGGCTTCGTCATCCCCCTGGCGAGCGCCGTTTCGCACAGCATCAGCCTCCTGGACATGATCGCCTGGGGGGCGATCGCCTTCGTCGTGCAGATTCTCGTCTTCTTCGTGACGCAGAAAATCTTCTCCTCCCTGGCTCACGACATGGAAAACGACCGCATTCCCTCCGGCATCATGCTCGCGGTCTTCTCGATCGCCGCGGGGATTCTGAATGCCGCGTGCATGACCTATTGACGAAGGGAGCCACCCCATGTCCTTCCTCACCATCCTCTACCGCCTCGCCCTCGCCTTCTGGGTCGGCGGCGTCGCCCTCTT comes from Desulfuromonadales bacterium and encodes:
- a CDS encoding glutathionylspermidine synthase family protein, coding for QFNSIHEKLIAGWSDWAGKTGGLMHFAATGASREDCGNLDYLRDTAIQAGLDTFALDIGEIGWDAARGCFVDLEERPIRSLFKLYPWEWLLREDFGLHLAHAGCRYLEPPWKMLLSNKGILAVLWELFAGHPNLLPTFFEAQRPAGDVVRKPLYSREGANITVVRGGVETTTPGSYGEEGFVWQAYSPLPCFTGNYPVIGSWIVNHEACGIGIREDRSEITTDASRFVPHFFAE
- a CDS encoding DUF350 domain-containing protein, whose amino-acid sequence is MPLTISESLAGLPVFLAYFGLALAFCVLYCVLYVRITPYAEYRLIREGKIAPAISFSGAILGFVIPLASAVSHSISLLDMIAWGAIAFVVQILVFFVTQKIFSSLAHDMENDRIPSGIMLAVFSIAAGILNAACMTY